In Bactrocera oleae isolate idBacOlea1 chromosome 3, idBacOlea1, whole genome shotgun sequence, a genomic segment contains:
- the TwdlE gene encoding uncharacterized protein TwdlE translates to MKRFCAVLLVLIAAGLATARPEPPRDSYSAPPPSSYQPSAPSGGYGPPPVYGPPQQPPVVHKHVYVHVPPPEPEYQAPRKPIVFPPPQKHYKIVFIKAPSPPAPTAPVIPVIPQNEEKTLVYVLVKKPEEQPDIVIPTPAPTQPSKPEVYFIRYKTQKEETGPYPNSIAPPPSGDYGAPAAPSAPSAPSSSYGAPSH, encoded by the exons atgaAACGTTTTTGTGCG gttttacttgttttaattgcaGCTGGCTTGGCAACAGCACGTCCAGAACCACCACGTGACAGCTACAGCGCTCCACCACCCAGCAGTTATCAACCATCTGCGCCCAGCGGCGGCTATGGGCCACCACCGGTATATGGACCACCACAACAGCCACCTGTGGTACACAAGCATGTCTATGTGCATGTGCCACCACCAGAGCCAGAATATCAGGCACCAAG aaaacccatTGTCTTCCCACCACCACAGAAGCACTACAAAATCGTTTTCATTAAGGCGCCATCACCACCAGCACCAACCGCACCAGTGATTCCAGTTATACCACAAAACGAAGAGAAGACACTGGTCTATGTGTTGGTCAAGAAACCCGAAGAACAACCCGACATCGTCATTCCCACACCAGCACCAACACAGCCCAGCAAACCCGAAGTTTACTTCATTCGCTACAAGACACAAAAAGAAGAGACCGGTCCATACCCGAACAGCATTGCGCCACCACCATCGGGCGATTATGGTGCCCCGGCAGCGCCATCGGCACCCTCAGCGCCCAGCTCATCATATGGTGCACCATCGCACTAA